From the genome of Silurus meridionalis isolate SWU-2019-XX chromosome 12, ASM1480568v1, whole genome shotgun sequence, one region includes:
- the mrpl28 gene encoding 39S ribosomal protein L28, mitochondrial: MPLHKYPPRLWEAMKLTKGIYARLPQHYLKSLQDTSPPTPVHWRPLGVKYRANPKTGHRERVQDVPIPVYYPPESQDGLWGGEGWICGYRYTNNDKLSPRVKKTWKPQLFKKELYSEILDQKFNITVTAHTLDLIDAAYGFDFYILKTPKQDLNSKFGMDLKRAMLLRLARRDTELYPDDPSRKEKIYNKYKQFEVPAEEAEWVGLSIEEAVEKQRLLEHKDPEPLYKSCVENLVKELALQKLSEPQVVEKKD; the protein is encoded by the exons ATGCCGTTACACAAATACCCGCCACGCCTGTGGGAAGCCATGAAGTTAACGAAAGGGATTTACGCTCGTCTGCCACAGCATTACCTGAAATCCCTCCAGGACACATCACCCCCTACTCCGGTGCATTGGAGACCCCTGGGTGTGAAATACAGGGCAAACCCAAAAACAGGCCACAGAGAGAGGGTTCAGGATGTACCCATTCCTGTTTATTACCCTCCTGAGTCACAGGACGGTCTGTGGGGTGGAGAGGGCTGGATTTGTGGCTACAGATACACCAATAACGATAAA CTCTCTCCAAGAGTGAAGAAGACTTGGAAGCCTCAGCTCTTCAAGAAGGAGCTGTACAGCGAAATCCTGGACCAAAAGTTCAACATCACGGTCACGGCTCACACCCTGGATCTCATCGATGCCGCTTATGGCTTCGACTTCTACATTCTAAAG acaCCAAAGCAGGACTTAAACTCCAAATTTGGCATGGACCTGAAGCGTGCCATGCTCTTGCGGTTAGCACGCAGAGACACTGAGCTCTACCCAGACGATCCATCTCGAAAGGAGAAGATCTACAACAAATACAAG CAGTTTGAGGTTCCTGCCGAGGAGGCGGAGTGGGTTGGTCTGAGTATTGAGGAAGCGGTCGAGAAACAAAGACTCCTGGAACACAAG GATCCTGAGCCGCTTTACAAGAGCTGCGTGGAGAACCTGGTGAAGGAACTGGCCCTGCAGAAACTCTCTGAACCTCAGGTTGTGGAAAAGAAAGACTGA
- the relb gene encoding transcription factor RelB isoform X1 gives MKIMNGSILNGAPGTKEMDLEILEEFLRGQPDNLPGPPPPPTDSDNQTYPTTTVTARRSSSTVLVPRCTSSKNYNMQPSNSISALPSSRGSRGQRRGTSSAGAHYVRPHHTGTEQLEQLLEKPELVVVEQPKERGMRFRYECEGRSAGSILGASSTEVNKTLPAIELQGPIDRIKNVTVTVSLVTKDIPHRPHPHCLVGKDCSDGVCVVSFNPHNTRRHSFVNLGIQCVRRKELDASLMRRKKKNIDPFSTGHSKSIEDMDMNVVRLCFQCELERNDGEKTHLYPVVSNPIYDKKATTTAELKINRLNIVQGPCTGKTEIYMLCDKVQKDDIEIIFSLGNWEAKAEFAQTDVHRQIAIVFKSPPYQEQDIAEEVEVNVSLRRISDRMYSEPVKFTYLSHNPDPYEVKRKRKLKSNKDCSASRDTMINTPAPAPQFDPSFPVEVPDCAFPAQEESQATFSQSLDEIHYEDGSDPCVSLDQDTINSLLFSINECLGPQNFLHLLNGQEPNPNNADPNLNHLEAEQPPLFVDPHYNQELPQDLRDIFLCQVKTEDDS, from the exons ATGAAAATAATGAACGGATCAATTCTCAACGGCGCGCCTGGGACCAAAG AGATGGATCTGG AAATCCTAGAGGAATTCTTAAGAGGTCAACCTGATAATCTCCCAggtcctcctcctccacccacAGACTCTGATAATCAGACTTACCCCACCACGACAGTAACAGCTAGACGCAGTTCTTCTACAGTGCTTGTCCCCAGATGCACATCCTCCAAG AACTACAACATGCAGCCTTCAAACAGCATATCGGCTCTGCCATCATCTCGTGGCTCTAGAGGCCAGCGGCGTGGTACGTCTTCAGCAGGGGCTCATTATGTGCGCCCTCATCACACGGGCACTGAACAGCTGGAGCAGCTGCTGGAAAAACCAGAGCTGGTGGTGGTGGAACAGCCCAAGGAACGAGGCATGAGGTTCCGCTATGAGTGCGAGGGCCGATCGGCTGGTAGCATTCTGGGAGCCTCGAGCACTGAGGTCAACAAGACACTTCCTGCCATCGAG CTTCAAGGCCCGATTGATAGGATAAAAAATGTGACTGTCACAGTGTCTCTTGTGACAAAGGACATCCCTCATCGCCCACACCCACACTGCTTGGTTGGAAAAGACTGCTCAGATGGTGTTTGTGTGGTCAGCTTTAACCCCCACAACACACGACGCCACAG TTTTGTGAATTTAGGTATCCAGTGTGTTCGGAGGAAGGAATTAGATGCTTCACtgatgaggaggaagaagaaaaatattgatccattcagca CTGGCCACTCAAAGAGTATTGAGGACATGGACATGAATGTGGTTAGATTATGCTTTCAGTGTGAGTTGGAGAGAAACGATGGGGAGAAAACCCATCTCTACCCTGTGGTGTCTAACCCCATTTATGACAAAA AAGCGACAACAACCGCAGAGCTGAAAATCAACAGGCTGAACATTGTGCAAGGTCCCTGTACAGGCAAGACAGAGATCTACATGCTCTGCGACAAAGTGCAAAAAG ATGACATCGAGATCATCTTTAGTTTGGGTAACTGGGAGGCTAAGGCCGAGTTCGCCCAGACCGACGTGCACCGGCAGATCGCCATTGTCTTCAAGTCACCGCCGTATCAGGAACAGGACATTGCGGAAGAGGTCGAGGTGAACGTGTCTCTCCGTCGCATTTCAGACCGCATGTACAGCGAGCCAGTGAAGTTCACTTACCTGTCGCACAATCCAG ATCCATACGAGGTCAAACGGAAGCGGAAACTCAAATCCAATAAGGACTGCAGTGCCAGCCGAG atacGATGATAAACACACCAGCTCCAGCGCCCCAGTTTGATCCGTCGTTCCCAGTCGAAGTGCCCGATTGCGCTTTTCCGGCCCAGGAGGAGAGTCAGGCCACATTTTCTCAGTCCTTGGACGAGATTCACTATGAAGACGGTTCAGATCCGTGCGTCAGCCTGGACCAAGATACAATAAACAGCCTGCTGTTCAGCATTAATGAATGCTTGGGCCCTCAGAACTTTCTCCATCTTTTGAACGGCCAAGAGCCCAATCCCAACAACGCAGACCCCAACCTGAATCACCTGGAAGCCGAACAGCCTCCTTTATTCGTCGACCCACATTACAACCAGGAACTTCCACAAGACCTCCGGGACATTTTCTTATGTCAGGTCAAAACCGAAGACGATTCCTGA
- the mos gene encoding LOW QUALITY PROTEIN: proto-oncogene serine/threonine-protein kinase mos (The sequence of the model RefSeq protein was modified relative to this genomic sequence to represent the inferred CDS: inserted 1 base in 1 codon): MPSPIPVTRLLPRDFGLELGVCSSPLTKQSGDTTLRVPVIAFHGKLACRLWSSVIHWRELRDLEPIGSGGFGLVSKATYLGETVAMKRVRCAKNKLASRQSFWAELNAAHLRHENLVRVIAASTQSNADDGVIGTIIMEYAGDLNLQQLIYSAAEPLRRESCVRHATDVARALRHLHAHGVVHLDLKPANVLVSHAGVCKLADFGCSLKLEIARDRDATPRRMEIGGTYTHRAPELLRGEEVTPXADVYSFGVTLWQLFTREPPYEGERQHVLYAVVAFNLRPDLNKPVFNPSGPIKDLISRCWSAEPNQRPSAEQLLTELSELHHDPYQPSKPTSLSKNKQ, translated from the exons ATGCCGTCCCCGATCCCGGTCACACGCCTTCTCCCGAGAGACTTCGGTCTCGAGCTGGGCGTCTGCAGCAGCCCGCTCACAAAACAATCAGGAGACACGACTCTCCGTGTGCCGGTCATCGCGTTTCACGGGAAGCTCGCGTGCAGACTCTGGTCTTCAGTGATCCATTGGCGCGAGCTCCGCGACCTGGAGCCCATCGGCTCCGGCGGGTTTGGTTTGGTGTCCAAAGCTACGTACTTGGGCGAGACGGTGGCGATGAAGCGCGTCAGGTGCGCCAAGAACAAGCTGGCGTCGCGGCAGAGCTTCTGGGCAGAGCTGAACGCGGCGCACCTGCGCCACGAGAACCTGGTGCGGGTGATCGCAGCCAGCACGCAGTCCAACGCCGACGACGGCGTGATCGGCACCATCATCATGGAGTACGCGGGCGACCTGAACCTGCAGCAGCTGATCTACAGCGCCGCCGAGCCGCTGCGCCGCGAGTCCTGCGTGCGCCACGCGACTGACGTAGCGCGCGCCCTCCGCCACCTGCACGCCCACGGCGTCGTGCATCTGGACCTCAAACCCGCCAACGTGCTCGTGTCTCACGCGGGTGTGTGCAAGCTGGCGGATTTCGGGTGCTCCTTAAAGCTGGAGATCGCGCGCGACCGCGACGCGACGCCACGCCGGATGGAGATCGGCGGCACGTACACGCACCGAGCGCCCGAACTCCTCCGTGGAGAGGAGGTGACCC GCGCGGACGTCTACTCGTTCGGCGTCACACTGTGGCAGCTGTTCACACGTGAGCCGCCCTATGAAGGAGAGCGACAGCACGTTCTGTACGCCGTGGTCGCTTTCAACCTGCGCCCAGATCTCAACAAGCCGGTGTTCAACCCGTCCGGCCCAATTAAGGACCTCATCAGTCGGTGCTGGAGCGCGGAACCGAACCAAAGACCGAGTGCAGAGCAGCTGCTTACAGAGCTCTCAGAGCTCCACCATGATCCTTATCAACCTTCAAAACCTACTTCATTatctaaaaacaaacagtaG
- the relb gene encoding transcription factor RelB isoform X4: MQPSNSISALPSSRGSRGQRRGTSSAGAHYVRPHHTGTEQLEQLLEKPELVVVEQPKERGMRFRYECEGRSAGSILGASSTEVNKTLPAIELQGPIDRIKNVTVTVSLVTKDIPHRPHPHCLVGKDCSDGVCVVSFNPHNTRRHSFVNLGIQCVRRKELDASLMRRKKKNIDPFSTGHSKSIEDMDMNVVRLCFQCELERNDGEKTHLYPVVSNPIYDKKATTTAELKINRLNIVQGPCTGKTEIYMLCDKVQKDDIEIIFSLGNWEAKAEFAQTDVHRQIAIVFKSPPYQEQDIAEEVEVNVSLRRISDRMYSEPVKFTYLSHNPDPYEVKRKRKLKSNKDCSASRDTMINTPAPAPQFDPSFPVEVPDCAFPAQEESQATFSQSLDEIHYEDGSDPCVSLDQDTINSLLFSINECLGPQNFLHLLNGQEPNPNNADPNLNHLEAEQPPLFVDPHYNQELPQDLRDIFLCQVKTEDDS; encoded by the exons ATGCAGCCTTCAAACAGCATATCGGCTCTGCCATCATCTCGTGGCTCTAGAGGCCAGCGGCGTGGTACGTCTTCAGCAGGGGCTCATTATGTGCGCCCTCATCACACGGGCACTGAACAGCTGGAGCAGCTGCTGGAAAAACCAGAGCTGGTGGTGGTGGAACAGCCCAAGGAACGAGGCATGAGGTTCCGCTATGAGTGCGAGGGCCGATCGGCTGGTAGCATTCTGGGAGCCTCGAGCACTGAGGTCAACAAGACACTTCCTGCCATCGAG CTTCAAGGCCCGATTGATAGGATAAAAAATGTGACTGTCACAGTGTCTCTTGTGACAAAGGACATCCCTCATCGCCCACACCCACACTGCTTGGTTGGAAAAGACTGCTCAGATGGTGTTTGTGTGGTCAGCTTTAACCCCCACAACACACGACGCCACAG TTTTGTGAATTTAGGTATCCAGTGTGTTCGGAGGAAGGAATTAGATGCTTCACtgatgaggaggaagaagaaaaatattgatccattcagca CTGGCCACTCAAAGAGTATTGAGGACATGGACATGAATGTGGTTAGATTATGCTTTCAGTGTGAGTTGGAGAGAAACGATGGGGAGAAAACCCATCTCTACCCTGTGGTGTCTAACCCCATTTATGACAAAA AAGCGACAACAACCGCAGAGCTGAAAATCAACAGGCTGAACATTGTGCAAGGTCCCTGTACAGGCAAGACAGAGATCTACATGCTCTGCGACAAAGTGCAAAAAG ATGACATCGAGATCATCTTTAGTTTGGGTAACTGGGAGGCTAAGGCCGAGTTCGCCCAGACCGACGTGCACCGGCAGATCGCCATTGTCTTCAAGTCACCGCCGTATCAGGAACAGGACATTGCGGAAGAGGTCGAGGTGAACGTGTCTCTCCGTCGCATTTCAGACCGCATGTACAGCGAGCCAGTGAAGTTCACTTACCTGTCGCACAATCCAG ATCCATACGAGGTCAAACGGAAGCGGAAACTCAAATCCAATAAGGACTGCAGTGCCAGCCGAG atacGATGATAAACACACCAGCTCCAGCGCCCCAGTTTGATCCGTCGTTCCCAGTCGAAGTGCCCGATTGCGCTTTTCCGGCCCAGGAGGAGAGTCAGGCCACATTTTCTCAGTCCTTGGACGAGATTCACTATGAAGACGGTTCAGATCCGTGCGTCAGCCTGGACCAAGATACAATAAACAGCCTGCTGTTCAGCATTAATGAATGCTTGGGCCCTCAGAACTTTCTCCATCTTTTGAACGGCCAAGAGCCCAATCCCAACAACGCAGACCCCAACCTGAATCACCTGGAAGCCGAACAGCCTCCTTTATTCGTCGACCCACATTACAACCAGGAACTTCCACAAGACCTCCGGGACATTTTCTTATGTCAGGTCAAAACCGAAGACGATTCCTGA
- the relb gene encoding transcription factor RelB isoform X2: MKIMNGSILNGAPGTKEILEEFLRGQPDNLPGPPPPPTDSDNQTYPTTTVTARRSSSTVLVPRCTSSKNYNMQPSNSISALPSSRGSRGQRRGTSSAGAHYVRPHHTGTEQLEQLLEKPELVVVEQPKERGMRFRYECEGRSAGSILGASSTEVNKTLPAIELQGPIDRIKNVTVTVSLVTKDIPHRPHPHCLVGKDCSDGVCVVSFNPHNTRRHSFVNLGIQCVRRKELDASLMRRKKKNIDPFSTGHSKSIEDMDMNVVRLCFQCELERNDGEKTHLYPVVSNPIYDKKATTTAELKINRLNIVQGPCTGKTEIYMLCDKVQKDDIEIIFSLGNWEAKAEFAQTDVHRQIAIVFKSPPYQEQDIAEEVEVNVSLRRISDRMYSEPVKFTYLSHNPDPYEVKRKRKLKSNKDCSASRDTMINTPAPAPQFDPSFPVEVPDCAFPAQEESQATFSQSLDEIHYEDGSDPCVSLDQDTINSLLFSINECLGPQNFLHLLNGQEPNPNNADPNLNHLEAEQPPLFVDPHYNQELPQDLRDIFLCQVKTEDDS, translated from the exons ATGAAAATAATGAACGGATCAATTCTCAACGGCGCGCCTGGGACCAAAG AAATCCTAGAGGAATTCTTAAGAGGTCAACCTGATAATCTCCCAggtcctcctcctccacccacAGACTCTGATAATCAGACTTACCCCACCACGACAGTAACAGCTAGACGCAGTTCTTCTACAGTGCTTGTCCCCAGATGCACATCCTCCAAG AACTACAACATGCAGCCTTCAAACAGCATATCGGCTCTGCCATCATCTCGTGGCTCTAGAGGCCAGCGGCGTGGTACGTCTTCAGCAGGGGCTCATTATGTGCGCCCTCATCACACGGGCACTGAACAGCTGGAGCAGCTGCTGGAAAAACCAGAGCTGGTGGTGGTGGAACAGCCCAAGGAACGAGGCATGAGGTTCCGCTATGAGTGCGAGGGCCGATCGGCTGGTAGCATTCTGGGAGCCTCGAGCACTGAGGTCAACAAGACACTTCCTGCCATCGAG CTTCAAGGCCCGATTGATAGGATAAAAAATGTGACTGTCACAGTGTCTCTTGTGACAAAGGACATCCCTCATCGCCCACACCCACACTGCTTGGTTGGAAAAGACTGCTCAGATGGTGTTTGTGTGGTCAGCTTTAACCCCCACAACACACGACGCCACAG TTTTGTGAATTTAGGTATCCAGTGTGTTCGGAGGAAGGAATTAGATGCTTCACtgatgaggaggaagaagaaaaatattgatccattcagca CTGGCCACTCAAAGAGTATTGAGGACATGGACATGAATGTGGTTAGATTATGCTTTCAGTGTGAGTTGGAGAGAAACGATGGGGAGAAAACCCATCTCTACCCTGTGGTGTCTAACCCCATTTATGACAAAA AAGCGACAACAACCGCAGAGCTGAAAATCAACAGGCTGAACATTGTGCAAGGTCCCTGTACAGGCAAGACAGAGATCTACATGCTCTGCGACAAAGTGCAAAAAG ATGACATCGAGATCATCTTTAGTTTGGGTAACTGGGAGGCTAAGGCCGAGTTCGCCCAGACCGACGTGCACCGGCAGATCGCCATTGTCTTCAAGTCACCGCCGTATCAGGAACAGGACATTGCGGAAGAGGTCGAGGTGAACGTGTCTCTCCGTCGCATTTCAGACCGCATGTACAGCGAGCCAGTGAAGTTCACTTACCTGTCGCACAATCCAG ATCCATACGAGGTCAAACGGAAGCGGAAACTCAAATCCAATAAGGACTGCAGTGCCAGCCGAG atacGATGATAAACACACCAGCTCCAGCGCCCCAGTTTGATCCGTCGTTCCCAGTCGAAGTGCCCGATTGCGCTTTTCCGGCCCAGGAGGAGAGTCAGGCCACATTTTCTCAGTCCTTGGACGAGATTCACTATGAAGACGGTTCAGATCCGTGCGTCAGCCTGGACCAAGATACAATAAACAGCCTGCTGTTCAGCATTAATGAATGCTTGGGCCCTCAGAACTTTCTCCATCTTTTGAACGGCCAAGAGCCCAATCCCAACAACGCAGACCCCAACCTGAATCACCTGGAAGCCGAACAGCCTCCTTTATTCGTCGACCCACATTACAACCAGGAACTTCCACAAGACCTCCGGGACATTTTCTTATGTCAGGTCAAAACCGAAGACGATTCCTGA
- the relb gene encoding transcription factor RelB isoform X3, whose amino-acid sequence MKIMNGSILNGAPGTKEMDLDSDNQTYPTTTVTARRSSSTVLVPRCTSSKNYNMQPSNSISALPSSRGSRGQRRGTSSAGAHYVRPHHTGTEQLEQLLEKPELVVVEQPKERGMRFRYECEGRSAGSILGASSTEVNKTLPAIELQGPIDRIKNVTVTVSLVTKDIPHRPHPHCLVGKDCSDGVCVVSFNPHNTRRHSFVNLGIQCVRRKELDASLMRRKKKNIDPFSTGHSKSIEDMDMNVVRLCFQCELERNDGEKTHLYPVVSNPIYDKKATTTAELKINRLNIVQGPCTGKTEIYMLCDKVQKDDIEIIFSLGNWEAKAEFAQTDVHRQIAIVFKSPPYQEQDIAEEVEVNVSLRRISDRMYSEPVKFTYLSHNPDPYEVKRKRKLKSNKDCSASRDTMINTPAPAPQFDPSFPVEVPDCAFPAQEESQATFSQSLDEIHYEDGSDPCVSLDQDTINSLLFSINECLGPQNFLHLLNGQEPNPNNADPNLNHLEAEQPPLFVDPHYNQELPQDLRDIFLCQVKTEDDS is encoded by the exons ATGAAAATAATGAACGGATCAATTCTCAACGGCGCGCCTGGGACCAAAG AGATGGATCTGG ACTCTGATAATCAGACTTACCCCACCACGACAGTAACAGCTAGACGCAGTTCTTCTACAGTGCTTGTCCCCAGATGCACATCCTCCAAG AACTACAACATGCAGCCTTCAAACAGCATATCGGCTCTGCCATCATCTCGTGGCTCTAGAGGCCAGCGGCGTGGTACGTCTTCAGCAGGGGCTCATTATGTGCGCCCTCATCACACGGGCACTGAACAGCTGGAGCAGCTGCTGGAAAAACCAGAGCTGGTGGTGGTGGAACAGCCCAAGGAACGAGGCATGAGGTTCCGCTATGAGTGCGAGGGCCGATCGGCTGGTAGCATTCTGGGAGCCTCGAGCACTGAGGTCAACAAGACACTTCCTGCCATCGAG CTTCAAGGCCCGATTGATAGGATAAAAAATGTGACTGTCACAGTGTCTCTTGTGACAAAGGACATCCCTCATCGCCCACACCCACACTGCTTGGTTGGAAAAGACTGCTCAGATGGTGTTTGTGTGGTCAGCTTTAACCCCCACAACACACGACGCCACAG TTTTGTGAATTTAGGTATCCAGTGTGTTCGGAGGAAGGAATTAGATGCTTCACtgatgaggaggaagaagaaaaatattgatccattcagca CTGGCCACTCAAAGAGTATTGAGGACATGGACATGAATGTGGTTAGATTATGCTTTCAGTGTGAGTTGGAGAGAAACGATGGGGAGAAAACCCATCTCTACCCTGTGGTGTCTAACCCCATTTATGACAAAA AAGCGACAACAACCGCAGAGCTGAAAATCAACAGGCTGAACATTGTGCAAGGTCCCTGTACAGGCAAGACAGAGATCTACATGCTCTGCGACAAAGTGCAAAAAG ATGACATCGAGATCATCTTTAGTTTGGGTAACTGGGAGGCTAAGGCCGAGTTCGCCCAGACCGACGTGCACCGGCAGATCGCCATTGTCTTCAAGTCACCGCCGTATCAGGAACAGGACATTGCGGAAGAGGTCGAGGTGAACGTGTCTCTCCGTCGCATTTCAGACCGCATGTACAGCGAGCCAGTGAAGTTCACTTACCTGTCGCACAATCCAG ATCCATACGAGGTCAAACGGAAGCGGAAACTCAAATCCAATAAGGACTGCAGTGCCAGCCGAG atacGATGATAAACACACCAGCTCCAGCGCCCCAGTTTGATCCGTCGTTCCCAGTCGAAGTGCCCGATTGCGCTTTTCCGGCCCAGGAGGAGAGTCAGGCCACATTTTCTCAGTCCTTGGACGAGATTCACTATGAAGACGGTTCAGATCCGTGCGTCAGCCTGGACCAAGATACAATAAACAGCCTGCTGTTCAGCATTAATGAATGCTTGGGCCCTCAGAACTTTCTCCATCTTTTGAACGGCCAAGAGCCCAATCCCAACAACGCAGACCCCAACCTGAATCACCTGGAAGCCGAACAGCCTCCTTTATTCGTCGACCCACATTACAACCAGGAACTTCCACAAGACCTCCGGGACATTTTCTTATGTCAGGTCAAAACCGAAGACGATTCCTGA